The Blautia hydrogenotrophica DSM 10507 genome window below encodes:
- a CDS encoding sugar kinase has translation MITFGEAMVVFIASKEGEFKDVSRYSRGLAGAELNVAVGLTRLGHKVKYVTRLGKDPYGEYILDFIHKEKIDDSGVYMDSNYLTGSYIKSKVKTGDPKVFYFRQNSAASHIDICDMKKTNFENAKILHVSGITAALSKSSQEACFWAIEKAQQCKMKVTFDPNIRRNLWKSEEEMRSVLNRIAFRSEIILPGIAEGKILTKKERVEDIADFYLEKGVQVVVIKLGALGAYYKTSDGVGAYVKGFSVSRVIDTIGAGDAFASGFLSGILENLSIHDSVVRGNAMGAIIVTSKTDNHDLPTKLELEEYLEHVRLLA, from the coding sequence GTGATAACCTTTGGAGAGGCGATGGTGGTTTTTATTGCATCAAAAGAAGGTGAGTTTAAAGATGTTTCCCGCTATTCTAGAGGGCTTGCGGGGGCGGAATTAAATGTGGCAGTGGGACTTACTCGTCTGGGGCACAAAGTGAAATATGTGACGAGACTGGGAAAAGATCCTTATGGTGAATACATTTTGGATTTTATTCATAAAGAAAAGATTGACGATAGTGGAGTGTATATGGATTCCAACTATTTGACCGGTTCCTATATAAAGTCAAAGGTCAAAACGGGGGATCCTAAAGTATTTTATTTTAGACAGAATTCTGCCGCTTCCCATATAGATATCTGCGATATGAAAAAAACAAATTTTGAAAATGCTAAAATTTTGCATGTCAGCGGGATTACGGCAGCTTTGTCGAAGAGTAGTCAAGAGGCCTGCTTTTGGGCGATAGAGAAGGCTCAACAATGTAAAATGAAAGTTACTTTTGACCCCAATATCCGGCGTAACTTGTGGAAGTCAGAAGAGGAAATGCGCAGTGTTTTAAACCGCATAGCATTCCGTAGTGAGATCATTCTTCCCGGCATTGCAGAAGGGAAAATCCTGACAAAGAAAGAGCGTGTAGAAGATATCGCTGACTTTTATTTGGAAAAAGGTGTACAAGTTGTTGTAATAAAACTGGGAGCTCTAGGAGCGTATTATAAAACTTCCGATGGAGTTGGCGCGTATGTGAAAGGATTTTCTGTAAGTCGAGTGATTGATACAATTGGAGCAGGAGATGCGTTCGCTTCCGGATTTCTAAGTGGAATTTTGGAAAATCTTTCCATACATGACTCTGTAGTGAGGGGCAATGCAATGGGAGCCATTATCGTGACTTCAAAAACGGATAATCATGATTTGCCAACGAAATTAGAATTAGAGGAATATTTAGAGCACGTCAGATTGCTTGCATAG
- a CDS encoding IclR family transcriptional regulator — MSTPTVQSIDRAFEILEALGNKPEGMLVKELSAQLGLNKSTVSRILATLAEHGYVEKNKNNYYRIGMRMVDLCSLYLNNLQLKTEALPFLEELRAQTGMIVHLGTMDEGEVVYLEKISSFSNIRMYSQIGKRAYMHATGLGKAMLSGLSEKEVESIVHRRGLPAITEKTCTGYSELLQDLYVTKQRGYSIDDEENEIGVRCVAAPIFDYRGNMIAAVSAAGFLDMFPKEKIEKIGECVKKCAKKISRSMGYR; from the coding sequence ATGTCTACGCCAACAGTACAATCAATAGACCGAGCTTTCGAAATTTTAGAAGCTTTGGGAAACAAACCGGAAGGAATGTTAGTGAAAGAATTGTCTGCACAATTAGGCTTGAATAAGAGTACTGTCAGCCGGATTCTTGCTACACTGGCGGAACACGGATATGTGGAAAAAAATAAAAATAACTATTATAGAATCGGGATGAGAATGGTAGATTTGTGCAGTCTGTATCTCAACAATTTACAGTTGAAAACGGAGGCACTTCCTTTTTTGGAAGAACTGCGTGCACAGACAGGTATGATTGTGCATTTAGGAACTATGGATGAGGGAGAAGTAGTATATCTGGAAAAAATTAGTTCTTTCAGCAACATCCGTATGTATTCACAAATTGGCAAACGCGCGTATATGCACGCAACAGGATTGGGTAAAGCAATGCTTTCTGGTCTAAGTGAAAAGGAAGTCGAGTCTATTGTACATAGACGAGGTTTGCCTGCGATTACAGAGAAGACTTGTACGGGGTACTCAGAACTGCTGCAAGATTTATATGTCACAAAACAAAGAGGATACTCGATTGATGATGAGGAAAATGAGATTGGGGTTCGATGTGTAGCGGCACCAATTTTTGATTACAGAGGGAATATGATAGCAGCAGTCAGCGCTGCAGGTTTTTTGGACATGTTTCCCAAAGAAAAAATAGAAAAAATAGGCGAGTGTGTCAAGAAATGTGCAAAAAAAATATCCAGAAGTATGGGGTATAGATAA
- a CDS encoding bifunctional 4-hydroxy-2-oxoglutarate aldolase/2-dehydro-3-deoxy-phosphogluconate aldolase: MQNLYSDSVYQRIQEYGIIPLVTLENARDALLLGQALMECGLPIVEITFRTKAAEEAIKILKKEYPEILVGAGTVLTKATAKIAIQAGAEFILSPGIYPEVIQYCQDRNVLPFPGCMTPTDLELAQRLGLKCVKIFPAVPMGGLAMLKAISAPFPEMRYLATGGINNSNVKEYLEFPRMLACGGSWLIKKENLKTSNIENLKKEINQAITSMLDLRWNLSQFSILEYIHKTLSDTETLRRLTIQTSDFGRAINYFLRIGFMEDVTFSEVRKEGATNQETILIKSNSKLVLHLTGGN; encoded by the coding sequence TTGCAAAATTTATATTCAGATTCTGTATATCAGAGAATACAAGAATATGGCATAATACCATTGGTGACCCTGGAAAATGCACGGGATGCGTTGCTTTTAGGTCAGGCATTGATGGAATGTGGGCTACCGATTGTTGAAATTACATTCCGCACAAAAGCTGCAGAAGAGGCAATTAAGATACTAAAAAAGGAGTATCCCGAGATATTGGTGGGAGCAGGGACCGTTTTGACAAAAGCGACAGCGAAAATAGCGATTCAGGCGGGAGCAGAGTTTATTCTGTCTCCCGGTATCTATCCAGAGGTGATTCAATATTGCCAGGATCGAAATGTTTTGCCTTTTCCTGGGTGCATGACGCCAACAGATTTAGAGCTGGCACAAAGGTTGGGGTTAAAGTGCGTAAAAATATTTCCAGCTGTTCCAATGGGAGGTTTAGCTATGCTAAAAGCCATATCTGCTCCTTTTCCAGAGATGAGGTATTTGGCAACTGGAGGAATAAACAATAGTAATGTCAAAGAGTATTTGGAATTTCCCCGGATGCTTGCGTGTGGCGGAAGTTGGTTGATAAAGAAGGAAAATCTAAAAACGTCAAACATAGAGAATTTAAAAAAGGAAATCAATCAAGCAATAACCAGTATGCTGGATTTACGATGGAATTTGAGCCAGTTCAGTATTCTTGAATACATTCATAAGACACTTTCGGATACAGAGACTCTCAGGAGGTTGACGATACAAACCAGTGATTTTGGAAGGGCGATTAACTATTTTCTGAGAATAGGGTTTATGGAAGACGTGACATTTTCTGAAGTGCGTAAAGAGGGGGCGACAAATCAAGAGACTATTTTGATAAAGAGTAATTCTAAACTTGTGTTGCATTTGACTGGGGGGAATTAG
- the hydA gene encoding dihydropyrimidinase, with the protein MGILIKNGTILTAENEFKADILVEGEKIVAIGEHLHADAERVIQAEGKYVFPGGIDQHTHFEALCNSGDRDTAGYETTKAVIVGGTTTIIDYAPQDPGCGLIESALHRIHVRAKGKTCVDFALHSLITEVTDSMFEEIKELPKYGIASIKAFMAYIGSPLHVDDGTLVRVMEESKKVGVTVFVHAENGEIIKMLQTECVKAGKTEPKYHAVSRPPMVETEATKRAIYLAEQIDTPVFIVHISCKGAADAVAEAKAKRQRVYGETCTQYLTTTKEKLDNPDFNEAAKYVCSPALRDEQELKAMWQGVRDGILSAIVSDHCGIDLAEMKQEGRNNFVDIPNGAPGAADRINMIWTNGVAQNKISKQKFVEVCATLPAKINGIYPRKGTIAVGSDADIVIFDPTYRGTIRLEDNPNGVDYNIYEGREQIGRPETVLLRGKVVVDHATFVGKLGQGEFIASEAYAYCYEGRK; encoded by the coding sequence ATGGGAATTTTAATAAAAAATGGGACTATTTTGACAGCAGAGAACGAATTTAAAGCGGATATCTTGGTGGAAGGAGAAAAGATTGTCGCAATCGGGGAACATCTTCATGCAGATGCAGAACGAGTGATACAGGCTGAGGGGAAATATGTATTTCCTGGGGGAATCGATCAACATACACATTTTGAAGCTTTGTGTAATTCTGGTGACAGAGATACTGCGGGCTATGAGACGACGAAGGCGGTGATTGTTGGAGGGACGACGACGATTATTGATTATGCGCCTCAAGACCCAGGGTGTGGATTGATTGAATCTGCCTTGCATCGAATTCATGTACGTGCAAAAGGGAAAACGTGTGTGGATTTTGCATTACATTCTCTGATCACAGAAGTGACAGATTCTATGTTTGAGGAGATCAAAGAGCTTCCCAAATATGGAATTGCCAGTATTAAGGCTTTTATGGCTTATATTGGTTCCCCTCTGCATGTGGATGACGGCACTTTAGTAAGAGTTATGGAAGAGAGCAAAAAGGTAGGAGTAACTGTTTTTGTACATGCAGAGAATGGAGAAATTATAAAAATGCTTCAGACAGAATGTGTGAAGGCAGGAAAAACAGAACCCAAATATCATGCAGTATCCAGACCACCAATGGTAGAGACTGAGGCTACAAAAAGGGCAATTTATCTCGCAGAGCAGATAGATACGCCGGTATTTATTGTACATATTTCTTGTAAAGGAGCAGCGGATGCGGTGGCAGAGGCCAAGGCAAAGAGACAAAGAGTTTATGGAGAAACTTGTACACAATATCTGACCACGACAAAGGAAAAATTGGATAACCCTGATTTTAATGAAGCGGCAAAATATGTTTGCTCTCCCGCTTTGAGAGATGAACAGGAATTAAAGGCTATGTGGCAGGGGGTTCGTGACGGGATTTTAAGCGCGATTGTATCGGATCATTGCGGTATTGATTTAGCTGAAATGAAGCAGGAGGGCAGGAATAATTTTGTGGATATTCCCAATGGAGCTCCTGGCGCAGCAGATCGTATTAATATGATTTGGACCAATGGTGTTGCTCAGAATAAGATTTCAAAGCAGAAATTCGTAGAGGTATGTGCGACTCTTCCAGCTAAGATCAATGGTATATATCCCAGAAAAGGGACGATTGCAGTTGGCTCTGATGCAGATATTGTCATCTTTGATCCGACGTACAGAGGGACAATCCGCTTGGAAGACAATCCCAATGGCGTAGATTACAATATTTACGAAGGACGAGAACAGATAGGGCGTCCGGAAACAGTGCTTTTGAGAGGAAAGGTTGTGGTAGATCATGCGACTTTTGTAGGGAAGTTAGGTCAAGGTGAGTTTATTGCCAGCGAGGCATATGCTTATTGCTATGAGGGGAGAAAGTAA
- a CDS encoding ABC transporter permease — protein MLKTAVKDKKIRISEYATKYGTILFLIFMFIVFSALQPSTFLSLGNLLTILRQIVILSILGTGLTVVMITGRIDLTIGYAASFLGIVAGALMVDFGVPVWLTAIITLIVGAILGSLSGVAVAFIGIPDFIATLSIGFLISGVNQAYTKGHPISGMPEEFGVFGAQFFMGIPTSIFFMIIFLIIVFVLLNYTRFGRHVYAIGGNEESTMMSGVNVKKNLIWSYVVSGIGAGLAALILSSRLGTAHPTAGDDYLMEALATVYVGGTAFKNGEFNIAGTFVGAMIIGVLTNGLTLCNVQYYNQDIAKGLVIFLAVTITSIQKTRKK, from the coding sequence ATGTTAAAGACAGCGGTAAAGGATAAGAAAATAAGAATTTCAGAGTATGCTACGAAGTATGGCACGATTTTATTTTTGATATTCATGTTTATTGTGTTTTCTGCATTACAGCCATCTACTTTTCTAAGCCTTGGTAATCTATTGACAATTCTGCGCCAGATCGTAATTCTGAGTATCTTAGGGACGGGGCTAACAGTAGTAATGATTACTGGAAGAATTGATTTGACCATTGGTTATGCGGCTAGCTTTCTGGGAATTGTAGCTGGGGCTTTGATGGTTGATTTTGGCGTTCCCGTATGGCTTACTGCTATCATTACTCTGATTGTAGGAGCCATTCTTGGCAGCTTGAGTGGTGTGGCTGTTGCGTTTATAGGAATTCCTGATTTCATTGCGACGTTGTCCATTGGATTTTTGATTTCTGGAGTGAATCAAGCATATACAAAAGGGCATCCCATTTCCGGTATGCCGGAAGAATTTGGAGTTTTTGGAGCACAGTTTTTTATGGGAATTCCAACGTCCATCTTCTTCATGATTATTTTTCTAATTATCGTTTTTGTTCTTCTTAATTATACGAGATTTGGCAGGCATGTATATGCAATTGGAGGAAATGAAGAGTCTACAATGATGTCTGGTGTCAATGTTAAGAAAAATCTGATCTGGTCTTATGTTGTCAGCGGAATCGGAGCAGGCTTAGCAGCGTTGATTTTGTCTTCTCGTTTGGGAACTGCACATCCAACGGCGGGTGATGACTATCTGATGGAGGCTTTAGCAACGGTATATGTAGGCGGTACGGCTTTTAAAAATGGAGAGTTTAATATTGCAGGAACTTTTGTGGGAGCTATGATTATAGGTGTCCTCACGAATGGACTGACATTGTGTAATGTACAGTACTATAATCAGGATATTGCAAAGGGACTCGTCATATTCTTGGCAGTTACAATCACGTCGATTCAGAAAACACGGAAAAAATAG
- a CDS encoding sugar ABC transporter ATP-binding protein gives MAEQELAVQMVNISKYFGGICAVHNANLTVKKGTIHALLGENGAGKSTLMKMLCGLLKCDEGKVYLFGRESKIKSVMEAQVQKLAIVPQELALVEYFTVAENIYLGREQCNKLKMIDRQLMFEETEKVLRDLKIDLDVRAKVSSLSVSQKQMLVIAKVLSLNAEIIIMDEPTARLGKQEIDDFLKYMKYLRSQGKTIIYISHKLEEIFEICDEITVLRDGEVIATYPVAEITQEQLIKDMVNRNSESLDIRKETKILDEVILQAEHVSCDKMVKDVSFALHKGEILGFYGLVGSGRTEMIRALLGIDPLKSGVVTYKGKQVRFKNIRESMKAGLVLIPEERRKQGLVMNMSIRKNASLTKLKNFSRLGFIDQKKEKESILKSKDNLQLACASIENSAGSLSGGNQQKVVLAKFIDMPVDIYIFDEPTRGIDVGAKSEIYSLIERISGEGASVIIISSEIPEVQSICDRIAIMKEGEVVKILQPDEFRNAETILKYSIGG, from the coding sequence ATGGCTGAACAGGAATTGGCAGTTCAAATGGTTAATATTAGTAAATATTTTGGTGGAATCTGTGCGGTCCATAATGCTAATTTGACAGTAAAAAAAGGAACAATCCACGCACTTTTGGGAGAAAACGGCGCTGGAAAATCGACTTTAATGAAAATGCTTTGCGGCCTGTTAAAATGCGATGAGGGAAAAGTGTATCTCTTTGGCAGAGAATCAAAAATTAAATCGGTGATGGAAGCACAGGTGCAGAAATTGGCGATTGTTCCTCAGGAATTGGCATTGGTTGAGTATTTTACGGTTGCAGAGAATATTTATCTGGGAAGAGAACAATGTAATAAGTTAAAAATGATAGATCGACAGCTTATGTTCGAGGAAACAGAGAAGGTTTTAAGGGATCTAAAAATTGATTTGGATGTCAGAGCAAAAGTAAGCAGCCTAAGTGTTTCCCAAAAACAAATGTTAGTGATTGCAAAAGTCTTGTCTTTAAATGCAGAAATTATCATCATGGATGAGCCTACTGCGAGGCTAGGGAAACAGGAGATTGACGATTTCTTGAAATATATGAAGTATCTGAGGAGCCAGGGAAAAACAATTATATACATATCTCATAAATTAGAGGAAATTTTTGAGATATGTGATGAAATTACGGTTTTGAGAGATGGGGAAGTTATCGCTACTTATCCAGTTGCTGAAATTACTCAGGAACAGTTGATTAAAGACATGGTGAATCGTAACTCAGAAAGCTTGGACATCCGAAAAGAAACAAAAATATTAGATGAAGTAATTTTGCAGGCAGAACATGTAAGTTGCGACAAAATGGTGAAGGATGTAAGTTTTGCTCTGCACAAAGGAGAAATATTAGGGTTTTACGGTCTGGTAGGTTCGGGGCGCACGGAGATGATACGCGCTCTATTGGGAATTGATCCTCTAAAGAGCGGAGTTGTCACCTATAAAGGAAAACAAGTGCGTTTTAAGAATATCAGAGAATCTATGAAAGCAGGCTTGGTACTAATTCCCGAGGAAAGAAGAAAACAGGGTTTAGTTATGAATATGTCCATTCGAAAAAATGCTTCGCTGACGAAACTGAAAAATTTCAGTCGATTAGGATTTATCGATCAGAAAAAAGAAAAAGAGAGCATTTTAAAATCAAAAGATAATCTTCAGTTAGCTTGTGCGAGCATAGAAAATTCAGCCGGAAGTCTAAGTGGAGGAAATCAGCAAAAAGTGGTACTGGCAAAATTTATAGACATGCCTGTGGACATTTACATTTTTGATGAACCTACGAGAGGAATTGATGTCGGTGCAAAAAGTGAAATTTATTCTCTGATCGAACGGATTTCGGGAGAAGGAGCTTCAGTTATTATTATTTCTTCAGAGATTCCGGAGGTTCAGTCTATTTGCGACAGGATTGCGATTATGAAAGAGGGCGAGGTTGTCAAAATCTTGCAGCCAGATGAATTCCGGAATGCCGAAACCATTCTGAAATATTCAATAGGAGGATAA
- a CDS encoding sugar ABC transporter substrate-binding protein, whose product MKRKFIGMLVSCVLTTSMLMAGCTTESPADAPVEETSKEEKAAATEESSDSKETAPMDGDVVVGVSINALDAINNRQVFELMQEKVKAAGYECMATNANGTAVQQSTDIENLVQQGCNVIVVLNGDTDGLTNAVKEAASKGVHVISVESGYIPGISAYFTKNDFALGATMYMMLASEMGYDGEIIATGHNEHPAIRARVNVQEAMLKEYSNIKLVNRITTGYPGTTELAYNGVESALQQNPDVETIWCTFDLEALGAAQACEALGKTDIKIVGADGEIDVLYEIRDGEQIIATSVADLEATTNNVIETIADLEAGENVSMFHEMPYIMITKENVDEWIEKTESYLKENGE is encoded by the coding sequence ATGAAGAGAAAATTTATTGGAATGTTGGTGAGTTGTGTATTGACGACGTCTATGTTGATGGCAGGATGTACGACAGAGAGTCCGGCAGACGCTCCTGTGGAAGAAACGTCGAAAGAGGAGAAAGCAGCGGCTACCGAAGAATCTAGTGATTCAAAAGAAACGGCTCCAATGGATGGAGATGTGGTAGTAGGCGTAAGCATCAATGCGTTGGATGCGATCAATAATCGCCAAGTGTTTGAGTTGATGCAGGAAAAGGTAAAAGCTGCAGGATATGAATGTATGGCCACGAATGCTAACGGTACGGCGGTTCAGCAGTCCACGGATATTGAAAATTTAGTTCAGCAAGGCTGCAATGTAATCGTTGTATTGAATGGGGATACAGATGGTTTAACGAATGCGGTAAAAGAGGCTGCTTCTAAAGGTGTGCATGTTATCAGTGTGGAATCCGGCTATATACCGGGAATATCGGCGTATTTTACCAAGAATGATTTTGCGTTGGGTGCAACGATGTATATGATGCTGGCCAGCGAGATGGGATATGATGGAGAAATCATTGCAACAGGTCACAACGAGCATCCTGCAATTCGTGCAAGAGTAAATGTGCAAGAAGCAATGCTGAAGGAATATTCGAATATAAAACTGGTAAATCGGATTACAACCGGTTATCCGGGAACTACAGAACTAGCTTATAATGGCGTAGAGAGCGCTCTTCAGCAGAATCCAGATGTAGAGACAATCTGGTGTACCTTTGATTTGGAGGCATTGGGAGCTGCTCAGGCATGTGAAGCCTTGGGAAAAACAGATATTAAGATTGTAGGTGCGGATGGAGAGATTGATGTTTTATATGAGATCAGAGATGGAGAACAGATTATCGCTACATCGGTGGCAGATTTGGAAGCGACTACAAATAATGTAATTGAGACGATAGCGGACTTGGAAGCAGGAGAAAATGTGTCCATGTTCCATGAGATGCCGTATATTATGATTACAAAAGAAAATGTGGATGAATGGATTGAGAAAACAGAGTCTTACCTGAAAGAAAATGGTGAGTGA
- a CDS encoding aspartate/glutamate racemase family protein: protein MKIKLINPNTTQSMTESIEMCARKYARKDTQVYAVSPDMGVDSIECYVDEYLSVPGVLKEIVKGDREENADAYIISCFGDPGLQAAREITDKPVLGIAESAIAAAKMIAPYFSIVSVLDRSRKVTEDVVFNYGATQFCRSIRSTGLSVLEFGENPKKGLEALERESIQAVREDGAECILLGCAGFVDFVERLKSRLGVPVLDGVMPAVKFAEALVDMGLKTSKVNTWKYPEAKEYVGYTGL, encoded by the coding sequence GTGAAGATTAAGTTGATTAATCCCAACACAACGCAATCCATGACAGAGAGTATTGAAATGTGCGCGAGAAAATATGCTCGTAAGGACACACAGGTATACGCGGTAAGTCCAGACATGGGGGTAGACAGTATTGAGTGCTATGTCGATGAGTATTTATCTGTGCCAGGAGTCCTGAAAGAAATTGTAAAGGGGGACCGAGAGGAAAATGCGGATGCATATATCATCTCTTGTTTTGGAGATCCGGGATTACAGGCAGCGAGAGAAATTACAGATAAACCGGTGTTGGGAATTGCGGAGTCAGCCATTGCAGCGGCTAAGATGATTGCGCCTTATTTTTCCATTGTCTCAGTTTTAGATCGGTCTAGGAAGGTGACAGAAGATGTGGTTTTCAATTATGGGGCGACACAATTTTGCCGTTCTATTCGTTCCACTGGATTAAGTGTGCTGGAATTTGGGGAAAACCCCAAAAAAGGACTGGAAGCTTTGGAAAGAGAGAGTATTCAAGCTGTCCGTGAAGATGGAGCAGAATGTATTCTACTGGGATGTGCGGGATTTGTGGACTTTGTGGAACGGTTGAAAAGTCGTTTAGGTGTGCCAGTATTAGATGGTGTTATGCCGGCAGTGAAATTTGCGGAAGCATTGGTGGATATGGGACTAAAAACCAGTAAAGTGAATACATGGAAATATCCAGAGGCAAAAGAATATGTTGGTTATACAGGGCTTTAA
- a CDS encoding Zn-dependent hydrolase, with protein sequence MRINGKRLYNHIKTLGGIGYEPELGTTRMAYSETFHEGRDYVKHLMEQAGMQTMIDGVGNLTGRIGGKSKQIISIGSHIDTVPNGGMFDGALGVLAGIEAIQTLRENGYQNHYSMEVIAFTEEEGNVIGGTFGSKAFAGVDQEEDVMRKISFYGMDSRSIQSSKRSSEDYKCYLELHIEQGGVLEANQIPIGVVEGIFGIARYKVTVCGKSNHAGSTPMNLREDALVKASQMILRMIDICKEVNSSMTCTVGKLSVEPGVVNVIPGMVEFCVELRCLDMGDIQKAVDKFMDEFCSDRVSIERFLWQRETEMDAQLKNLLGLCCQEQKIPYIEMPSGAGHDSINMALFTPTAMLFIPSVDGISHSILEKSEPEDMERGTNLLLEMILKLEKL encoded by the coding sequence ATGAGGATTAATGGAAAACGTCTTTACAATCATATAAAAACGCTTGGGGGGATTGGTTATGAGCCAGAACTTGGGACTACAAGGATGGCATACTCAGAGACATTCCATGAAGGGAGAGATTACGTAAAACATTTAATGGAACAAGCTGGGATGCAAACGATGATAGACGGTGTGGGAAATCTAACAGGACGGATAGGCGGAAAGAGTAAACAAATAATCTCAATAGGTTCACACATTGATACAGTTCCAAATGGAGGCATGTTTGACGGAGCGCTGGGTGTTCTGGCAGGAATAGAAGCGATACAGACTCTGCGGGAAAATGGGTATCAGAATCATTACAGTATGGAAGTAATCGCATTCACAGAAGAGGAGGGGAATGTGATTGGAGGGACTTTTGGCAGTAAGGCTTTCGCGGGTGTTGACCAGGAAGAGGATGTAATGCGTAAAATTTCTTTTTATGGTATGGATTCACGAAGCATTCAAAGTTCAAAAAGAAGCTCTGAGGACTATAAATGTTATTTAGAATTACACATTGAGCAGGGCGGAGTCTTGGAAGCTAATCAGATACCTATTGGAGTGGTGGAAGGAATTTTCGGGATTGCCAGATATAAGGTTACGGTATGTGGAAAATCAAACCATGCGGGAAGTACTCCGATGAATTTAAGGGAAGATGCGCTTGTAAAAGCGAGTCAAATGATACTGAGAATGATTGATATATGCAAAGAAGTGAATTCCTCTATGACATGTACAGTAGGAAAGTTGTCGGTAGAACCAGGAGTTGTGAATGTAATTCCTGGAATGGTGGAATTTTGTGTTGAGCTGCGTTGTTTAGATATGGGTGATATCCAGAAAGCAGTGGACAAATTTATGGACGAATTTTGCTCTGATCGGGTGTCTATAGAACGATTTCTTTGGCAAAGAGAGACTGAGATGGACGCACAGTTGAAAAATTTGTTAGGTTTGTGCTGCCAGGAGCAAAAGATCCCTTACATAGAGATGCCAAGTGGCGCGGGACACGATTCCATAAATATGGCCTTGTTTACCCCCACTGCGATGCTCTTTATACCAAGTGTGGATGGGATTAGCCATAGTATTTTGGAGAAGAGTGAGCCTGAAGATATGGAAAGAGGGACAAATTTACTGTTAGAGATGATCTTAAAATTAGAAAAATTATGA
- a CDS encoding pyridoxal phosphate-dependent aminotransferase: MYLSENSKEIQASKIRKMFNKSLKYDKVINFTLGEPDFTASQNVVEAGCQAIMNGNTKYSENAGILPLRQEISKILLKEYEVYYNPKNEITVTVGAMGALYLTLKSILNPGDEVIICEPFWTNYLQQVKMCGGVPVLISCKEENDFMLNLQDLENAITKKTKAILLNSPNNPTGSVLNLENLKGIAQIAQKNKVIVISDEVYKGILYDDKDYSSIASLEGMKERTIVINSFSKEYAMTGWRIGYAAGPEEIIANITKLQENVSACAAMPCQYAALEALRGSQDFKKFMLNQYRQRRDRIIKRIREIPRLSCKSPKGTFYAFVNIKELGITSDEFADKLLESKQVVVVPGTAFGDGGEGYVRISYATSMEMIERGLELIEEFVREMIERENK; encoded by the coding sequence ATGTATCTATCGGAGAATTCAAAAGAAATTCAGGCTTCCAAAATAAGAAAGATGTTTAATAAATCTTTAAAGTATGATAAAGTAATTAATTTTACTTTGGGAGAACCTGATTTCACAGCTTCTCAGAATGTAGTAGAAGCAGGTTGTCAAGCAATTATGAACGGAAATACGAAATATTCTGAGAATGCAGGGATTTTGCCACTTAGGCAAGAGATTAGCAAAATTTTATTGAAAGAGTATGAGGTCTATTACAATCCAAAGAATGAGATTACAGTCACTGTAGGCGCTATGGGGGCACTTTATCTGACTTTAAAATCCATCTTAAATCCGGGGGATGAAGTAATTATTTGTGAACCATTTTGGACTAATTATTTGCAACAGGTAAAGATGTGTGGAGGCGTACCGGTTTTGATATCCTGCAAAGAAGAAAATGATTTTATGCTAAATTTGCAGGATTTGGAAAACGCTATAACAAAAAAAACAAAGGCCATTCTTTTGAATTCTCCTAACAATCCGACGGGGAGCGTACTTAATTTGGAAAATTTAAAGGGAATTGCTCAGATTGCCCAGAAGAATAAAGTCATTGTTATATCGGATGAGGTTTATAAAGGGATTTTATATGATGATAAAGACTATTCTTCAATTGCTTCCTTAGAGGGAATGAAAGAACGAACAATTGTGATTAACAGCTTTTCGAAGGAATATGCAATGACTGGCTGGAGAATTGGGTATGCAGCGGGGCCAGAAGAGATTATTGCAAATATCACTAAGCTTCAAGAAAACGTTTCTGCATGTGCAGCTATGCCTTGTCAATATGCAGCTTTGGAAGCCCTTAGAGGTTCCCAGGATTTTAAGAAATTTATGTTGAATCAGTACAGACAGAGAAGAGATAGAATCATAAAGAGAATTCGAGAGATTCCTAGATTAAGTTGTAAAAGTCCGAAGGGGACATTTTATGCTTTTGTAAATATAAAGGAACTTGGAATTACATCCGATGAGTTTGCGGATAAATTATTGGAAAGTAAACAGGTGGTAGTGGTTCCAGGAACAGCTTTTGGGGATGGCGGAGAAGGATATGTGAGGATTTCCTATGCAACTTCCATGGAGATGATCGAAAGAGGCTTGGAACTGATTGAGGAATTTGTTAGAGAGATGATAGAAAGAGAGAACAAATGA